The Clostridia bacterium genome includes the window TATTTCTGAAGAATGACCGGCCCCCCCAAGGGTTCCGTCAATATAAACCCCTCCCTGCTTAAGGTCGAGATATTTCAAGGTTTCTTCTAAAAGCACAGGTTTATGTTCAAAATTCAATATTTTCACCTACTCCATATGTCTTATTGCTATATCCCAAGCTGTGACATTTTTTCAGCCACATCTTCATAACTAATATTTGCATCGCTATTGAATTTATTCCATTCTTCCTTGCTCCATATTTCTATTCGTGTTGAAACACCTATTATGACAAGCTCTTTGTCAATATTGGCATAGTCCTTAAGATGGTTGGGCATCACTATCCTGCCCTGCTTGTCCAGCTCGCACTCGCAGGCTCCCGCGAAAAAAAACCTCACGAAGGCTCTTGCATCTTTATTTGTCATAGGCAAGCTCTTGAGCTTGTTCTCCACAATGCTCCATTCTTCTGATGAGTATATGAATAGGCAGTTATCCAGGCCCTTGGTCATAACGAAGCTGTCTCCAAGCTTTTCCCTGAACTTCGAAGGCATTATAACCCTGTTTTTAGGGTCCAGGGTATGCTGGTATTCACCTATGAACATATACTCACCTCCTTTATGTATATTTTATCACTTTATACCACTTTGCTCCACTTCAATCCACTTCATGACATATTCTATATTAAAATAAAAACTCCTTCCTATTTTTTGAAAAATGGACAAAAAAAATAAAAATAGTACAAAAGGCCTATTCCCTTTGTACCATTTACCCTACTCTTTTGAAAAACTTATATAATTTTTTTATGCTTTTTCCTACGGTAAACCATCAAAGCAGCAAAAGCTGCTATTATTATCAGACTAATGATCTGAGCTGTCCTCATACCCATAAACATAAGGCTGTCTGTTCGCAAGCCCTCAATCCAAAATCTCCCGATTGAATAGAGTATCCCGTACAGCAGGAACACCTCTCCATCCACCTTCTTTTTTCTTCTGTACATGATAAGGATAATAAAAACGCCGATATTCCATAATGATTCATACAGGAATGTAGGATGTACCCTTACACCTTCCACCATTATTCCCCAGGGCAGATTTGTTGGTCCACCATGGGCTTCTGCGTTTACAAAGTTTCCCCACCGCCCTATGGCCTGACCGATAATTATACCAGGGGCTGCTATATCCGCAGTTTCCCAGAAGGAGATTTTCCTTATCCTTGTAAAAACATATCCACTCAGCACAGCTGCTATAAGGGCTCCATGGATTGCCAAGCCCCCCTCACGGATATTTATGATTTTCATTATGTCGCCTCTGTAATAATCCCACTCAAAAATGACATAGTATAGTCTTGCACCTATTACAGCCACCGGAATGCACCATAATGCCATATCGATTATATACTCGGGGTCATACCCCAATCTCTTAGCTTCATTGTATGCCAGCAGTAATCCTGCCAGTATTCCTGCTGAAAGCAGTATACCATACCACCTTACTGATATCCCGAATATTTCAAAAGCCACAGGATTCATAGCCTTTCCTCCAATCTTGCTTCATGCAGCACATTCTTTTCATATAACTTTACTGTTTGATTATAAGTACTTTTCACCTTAGCTGTCAAGCTTGTTATATATCATCCCCAAATTATGGATATTTATTCCATCAAGCTTGTTTGTGCCAGGCCCGACAGTTACTCACTGCACTTACTTAGTCTGAATTGGCTAGATCCAGCACTCCACTGACCGTTTCCATTACCGACGAATAATTCTTACCCTGCATATAATCATCATAGGCCAGGTACAAAGCCCAGATCAAATCCCACATATCCCCATCGGCATAAACTATATTGAGCCCCAAGTCATTAGAAGCTTCCTTCCTGTTAATACAGTAACCGTGGGAGAAGTATTTCTCAGTCATCATCTTAGTTACCGATTTCGCCCTTTCCTTGCTTTGCTTGAACATATTATTTTCAAGCAAAGCCTCAGCATACTGATAGGATGCCTTAATTGATTTTTCATAATCTCCTAGAATCCATGGGTCAAGCTTGTTGGATATTGGGTACAAGACTGATGCTGTAATCTTTGAATCCTTGCTTTGCGCAAGCTTCTCCTCCATAAAATCTATGCACAATCTTATCGACTGGACGGGAACCCACAAATCGGTATACATCGGGTGCTTCACAAGGGGATCGATGGGTCCCAATTCCGAAATCGGCCCCATCACTATCTCATCTGCACCAATAGCCACCATGGTTGCGGCACTTTTCGCGACAAAAGGTATTATAACACTGAAGTTATCGCAAAATTCCCTGATCAAATTCACTATTTTGTAAGGGGTATCTACAGCACCACCATAACTATTTAAAAAAAGGTCAATCCTTTCCGTTTTTCCAATACTGCAAAGCTGTTTATACAAAGGAACCAACACATAATCATCCATTGGGGTGTAGGATATATACGAAATCAATCTGGAATTGCGCATCTTCTCAATGCTTTTAAGCAAGCTCAACCTCTTTTTATTTGTTATTTTCAACACGCTAAAACCCCTCTCGCTCGCGAAAAACTGCAAGCAGTTTTTTCTACTACACATAATATGTGCATGAAGTTGTTTTAGTGAGGAATAAAAGCTACATCATGTTAATTTCGAGAACTAAAGAGGCACTACTTCTTCAAAAAGCATAAATAGAACCAATATTGTAATAATATAATTATATGTTTAGGAGAGAAAAAGATGCAGCTAATGGAGGTGAGTCTTATGCCGCTGCTTAATATCGAGGAATTGACTTTTATGAAGCTCATGATAATAAAAGATTTGGAAAAGACATTGAAGATAGGCTACGAACATCAATACCGGAATATATTATCCAAAATAGTGAGTAATCAGAAAAGGTTTGTAAAAAAGAGCCTTCCCAAGGATGTCTCAGAGGATCTCTATAGATATGACGCGCTGGCAGCAGGACTTGCCAACTATTTGATAAATCTTTTTGAAGTATTTGGAGAAAGTGCTGTGTTGAATGCCAAGAAAATTTTTGAGGAGAATGGATCCAAATGGGGAAAGAAGCTGAAGAAAAGGCTTTTCATTCAAGACGATATCGTTGATATTAACTATGTGATTAAGAACCTGTATATTAATATTCCTGAACTGGACTACATGGACATTACAAATGACGATTTAGTGTGGCATTTCAGCAAGCAGGGCAATAGCAGCGTCAATGAAGGCTTTGGGAAATTTAATTCCAGGTTCTATGCCATAAAGACCGCATGGCTGCATTCCTTCACAAAGTCCTTCACCTCCCAGTATGCAAGCATTTTCGAAAAGAAAAGCGAGGATGATAACGAGATAATCACGAGTATAGCACTTAAAGAGAATATAGAATAAAAAAACCGTTTTAACTACAGTGTTAAAACGGTTTTATATTAAAGCTCATTCAATATACTTATCGAAGCACTTGCACCTATTCTTGTCGCACCCGCCTCTATCATCTTTAATGAGGTCTCAAGGTTTCTTATTCCGCCTGCAGCTTTAACGCCCATTTCGGGACCAACTGTCCTTCTCATCAAGACTATGTCTTCAACTGTCGCACCGCTTGCAGAAAAACCAGTGGAGGTCTTTACATAATCAGCTCCAGCCTTCTTGGAAAGCTCACATGCGGTTACCTTCTCCTCATCTGAGAGAAGGCAGGCCTCGATAATAACCTTGAGCAATGCCTTTCCCTTGCAGGCATCAGCTACTGCCTTGATATCCGCTTCCACTTCATCCATCTTTCCAGACTTTAGAGCTCCAATATTAATGACCATGTCCACTTCAGTTGCCCCATTATCAATAGCCTGGGCTGCTTCAAATGCTTTGGTCTCCTTAGTAGTGGCTCCCAGAGGGAAACCTACGACTGTGCAGACCTTTACTTCTGTTCCATGGAGAAAGGAGTCTGCAAGCTTCACATTAGAAGCATTTATGCATACAGATGCAAATTTGTACTCCAAGGCTTCCCTGCAGAGCTTTATTACATCCCCTTCCTTAGCATCAGGCTTTAAAATTGTGTGGTCTATATAACGGGCCAGTTCCAACTTGTTCATGATTTTTCCCCCAATTTTATTCTTAATTATCGGATAATTTCTCCCATAGTGCCATTTTGTATTCCGGCTGCATTTCCCTCTTCTATGTCAATATGCATATCTAAAGCAAAATCAGGGTGAACTCTGCACATAACATTGTCAAATACAACTGCCCTTTCATCCCCAACTCTTACCTTTACTATATCCCTGTCTTTAAGACCAAACTTTTCTCCATCGCTTGTATGAAAATGAATGTGTCTTGCTGCTACTATAACACCTTCTTTTAATTCAACCTGCCCCTTGGGTCCAATAATTGTACAACCTGGTGTGCCCTGTATTTTTCCTGAGGGTCTTACCATAGCCTCAACTCCCATAGTCCTTGCATCAAACATAGAAATCTCCAATTGAGTCTCCGGTCTTACAGGCCCAAGTATTCTTACCCCTTTTAGAGTTGATTTGGGACCAACTACATCAACCTTCTCATCACAAGCAAACTGCCCAGGCTGTGAAAGATCCTTCATTTTAGTAAGTTCGTGCCCTTTACCGAAAAGTATTTCTAAGTGCTCCTTTGAAACGTGGATATGTCTGTTTGATAAGCTTACTGGTACTAATTTCTCCATTTTATTTCCTCCAATCGAATTTATATTTATACTTAATTTGAACTATTACACAATTTATTACTTAAGATTCTTTTTGGCTTTCTATCTTGTTTCGCGTTTCGGGTTTCGCGTTACGCGATTCACGTATGTTCTTCGAAGCTCTTGCTTGCATACTCGTAACTCGCAACCATTCCCTATAGGAATACCTGCCTGTTATCCCTTCAGGGATTCATACGCCTTTATCATTATTGCACACTCGATTCTCTTTTTCTGCAGCTTGCATTCAAGGTCATATGGGCTCTTGAGGTCATTATTGAAAGCCGCCGCATTTGCCTGACAACCTCCGCTGCAGTAAAATCTCGCCCAGCATTCCCGGCATTTCTCCTTATGATAAACAGTATTTTCAGAGAACTCTTTTTGAAGTTCCCCATTGGTTACGCCCTTCCAGACATCTCCCATGAGGTATTCCTGCCTTCCCACAAACTGATGGCAGGGATAGAGCTCTCCATCCGGAGTGACAGCAAAATATTCAACTCCAGACCCGCAGGAGGATACTCTCTTGTAGATGCAAGGACCTCCATCCAAATCCATAAGGAAATGATAATATCTGAAGCCCTTTCCACTCTCGTTGTACTCAATGTACTTACTGGCAAGCTTATCGTATTCTTGATATATAACCGGCAGATGCTCCTCGCGAAGAGCATAGCCTTTTTCTTTTTCCGCAACCACAGGCTCAATGGAAATCTCCTTAAAGCCTTCATCGGCAAGATGCAGTACATCGCTGCAAAAATCCAGATTGTTCGCTGTAAAGGTTCCCCTTATGTAATAGCTCTTATCGCCTCTTGATGCTACAAAGCTTTTCATTTTTGGCATAATGCTCTCATATGTGCCGGAACCGTCAACGAACTTTCTCATGCGGTCATTTACTCGTTTTCTTCCATCTATGCTCAACACTATATTATCCATGTTTCCATTTATAAATTCTTCTATATCCTTGTCCAAGAGCGTTCCGTTAGTAGTGATGGTGAAACCGATCCTCTTGCCATACTCCTTCTCCCGCTCCCTTGCATAAAGCACCGTTTCCTTTACCACGTCAAAGTTCATAAGCGGCTCTCCGCCGAAGAAATCAACCTCCAAGCGCTTCCTTGCTCCAGAAGTGCTCAGAAGGAAGTCAATAGCCTTGGAAGCCACTGTGAAAGGCATCAGTTTGCGCCCCCCGTGATAGTCTCCGGTTGATGCAAAACAGTAGCCGCATCTTATATTGCAGTCATGGGCTATATTCAGGCATAAGGCTTTAGTATGCGTTTCCCTTTTCTCGTTTTGTACCTTATCCATATATGTATCTTCAGAATGCAGCAGTCCCTGCTTTTCAAGCTGGCCTATTTCACCCCATGCTTCCCTGATACTTGTCTCAGAATACTTATCATTAAGTTTTTCAATTATATCCTCAACACTGTCTGTGTAGTGGTCTAATATGTCCCAAGTGAGCTGGTCAACCACATGTACAGTGCCGCTGTTGACGTCTATAACAATTTTCAAACTGTTTTGTTCGTATTTATGCAGCATAACTGACCCCCGAAAAAATTTAATTGCACTACAGAAAGTAATGGTTGCATATAGATTGCGGATATATTTTAAAGGACTATTTTGTTTTCCGCAATACACACTAAGGAAGCAGAAATGTAAAAAAGATACTCTTTTTTACATTTTGCATTGTTTATCACTGACTATTTTATATTAATTTGCCAGACGTGTCAATTCAACACAACAGCAGCAGTAAAAAAATACCGCCCATGGGGCGGCATTCTGCTACTGGACAGCTTTATTCAAATCGTCCATAAGTTCGTCTGTGTTCATCCTATACCTGAGAGCAGCCTGCTCTACAGTCATATACATTGCGCCGCCTCAGCCAAAGCACTTTATTCCGTGGTTTTTGAATATCTCCTCAAGCTGAGGATATTTATATAGTATATCATCTATTACCATACTTTTATTAAGCATTTTTTCACCCCCATTTATTATATGTAATTTTTGATTATTTAT containing:
- the deoC gene encoding deoxyribose-phosphate aldolase, which translates into the protein MNKLELARYIDHTILKPDAKEGDVIKLCREALEYKFASVCINASNVKLADSFLHGTEVKVCTVVGFPLGATTKETKAFEAAQAIDNGATEVDMVINIGALKSGKMDEVEADIKAVADACKGKALLKVIIEACLLSDEEKVTACELSKKAGADYVKTSTGFSASGATVEDIVLMRRTVGPEMGVKAAGGIRNLETSLKMIEAGATRIGASASISILNEL
- a CDS encoding phosphate propanoyltransferase — translated: MEKLVPVSLSNRHIHVSKEHLEILFGKGHELTKMKDLSQPGQFACDEKVDVVGPKSTLKGVRILGPVRPETQLEISMFDARTMGVEAMVRPSGKIQGTPGCTIIGPKGQVELKEGVIVAARHIHFHTSDGEKFGLKDRDIVKVRVGDERAVVFDNVMCRVHPDFALDMHIDIEEGNAAGIQNGTMGEIIR
- a CDS encoding ATP-dependent Clp protease proteolytic subunit, with product MTNKKRLSLLKSIEKMRNSRLISYISYTPMDDYVLVPLYKQLCSIGKTERIDLFLNSYGGAVDTPYKIVNLIREFCDNFSVIIPFVAKSAATMVAIGADEIVMGPISELGPIDPLVKHPMYTDLWVPVQSIRLCIDFMEEKLAQSKDSKITASVLYPISNKLDPWILGDYEKSIKASYQYAEALLENNMFKQSKERAKSVTKMMTEKYFSHGYCINRKEASNDLGLNIVYADGDMWDLIWALYLAYDDYMQGKNYSSVMETVSGVLDLANSD
- the scfB gene encoding thioether cross-link-forming SCIFF peptide maturase, with the protein product MLHKYEQNSLKIVIDVNSGTVHVVDQLTWDILDHYTDSVEDIIEKLNDKYSETSIREAWGEIGQLEKQGLLHSEDTYMDKVQNEKRETHTKALCLNIAHDCNIRCGYCFASTGDYHGGRKLMPFTVASKAIDFLLSTSGARKRLEVDFFGGEPLMNFDVVKETVLYAREREKEYGKRIGFTITTNGTLLDKDIEEFINGNMDNIVLSIDGRKRVNDRMRKFVDGSGTYESIMPKMKSFVASRGDKSYYIRGTFTANNLDFCSDVLHLADEGFKEISIEPVVAEKEKGYALREEHLPVIYQEYDKLASKYIEYNESGKGFRYYHFLMDLDGGPCIYKRVSSCGSGVEYFAVTPDGELYPCHQFVGRQEYLMGDVWKGVTNGELQKEFSENTVYHKEKCRECWARFYCSGGCQANAAAFNNDLKSPYDLECKLQKKRIECAIMIKAYESLKG
- the mraZ gene encoding division/cell wall cluster transcriptional repressor MraZ, which codes for MFIGEYQHTLDPKNRVIMPSKFREKLGDSFVMTKGLDNCLFIYSSEEWSIVENKLKSLPMTNKDARAFVRFFFAGACECELDKQGRIVMPNHLKDYANIDKELVIIGVSTRIEIWSKEEWNKFNSDANISYEDVAEKMSQLGI
- the lgt gene encoding prolipoprotein diacylglyceryl transferase, whose protein sequence is MNPVAFEIFGISVRWYGILLSAGILAGLLLAYNEAKRLGYDPEYIIDMALWCIPVAVIGARLYYVIFEWDYYRGDIMKIINIREGGLAIHGALIAAVLSGYVFTRIRKISFWETADIAAPGIIIGQAIGRWGNFVNAEAHGGPTNLPWGIMVEGVRVHPTFLYESLWNIGVFIILIMYRRKKKVDGEVFLLYGILYSIGRFWIEGLRTDSLMFMGMRTAQIISLIIIAAFAALMVYRRKKHKKII